The Besnoitia besnoiti strain Bb-Ger1 chromosome IV, whole genome shotgun sequence genome contains a region encoding:
- a CDS encoding isovaleryl-CoA dehydrogenase (encoded by transcript BESB_056000) → MLCVILQLQQYVREFSRKEIAPNAARWDKDNSFPKHLLPLMGSCGLLGPTAPTEHGGLGLDFLSHVIIMEEISRASAGIGLSYGAHSNLCINQISRWGTTDQHQRFLPPLLRGHAVGALAMSEPEAGSDVLGMRSQSRPNEDGSYTVRGSKSWITNGTCADVIIVYAKDTTLREGQGGTSTGSGPARKVTAFILEKGMSGLTRGKKLDKLGMRCSETCELYFDDVRVPPENILGSPGDGAKVLMSGLDSERLVLAAGPLGIMAACVDAILPYINSRRQFNQPVADFQLMQGKLADVYCTFISHRAFLYSVARAYSKGDAGRTDCAAVILSCAEKATLMALDAIQMLGGNGYTNEYPVARLLRDSKLYEIGAGTSEIRRLLIARELNSRFRSGILDWDF, encoded by the exons ATGTTGTGTGTGATACTTCAGCTTCAACAGTATGTACGCGAATTTTCGCGAAAGGAGATTGCTCCCAACGCAGCTCGCTGGGACAAGGATAATTCTTTCCCAAAA CACCTTCTGCCGCTGATGGGCAGTTGCGGGCTTCTTGGGCCAACAGCACCAACGGAGCACG GTGGTCTCGGGCTTGATTTTCTCTCTCATGTCATTATTATGGAGGAGATTTCTCGCGCGTCAGCTGGGATCGGGCTTTCGTACGGGGCACACTCGAATCTCTGCATAAACCAG ATTTCCAGATGGGGTACGACGGATCAGCATCAAAGGTTTCTTCCTCCG CTGCTTCGTGGCCATGCTGTGGGTGCTCTGGCGATGTCTGAGCCC GAAGCCGGAAGCGATGTCCTGGGAATGCGAAGCCAATCTCGTCCTAACG AGGATGGATCCTATACGGTAAGAGGATCGAAAAGCTGGATTACAAACGGCACTTGTGCCGACGTAATCATCGTGTACGCCAAGGATACGACATTACGGGAAGGCCAGGGCGGCACAAGCACAGGCAGTG GTCCAGCGAGAAAAGTTACCGCTTTCATTCTTGAAAAGGGAATGAGCGGGCTCACGAGAGGGAAAAAGCTCGACAAGCTCG GTATGCGCTGCAGTGAAACATGCGAGCTCTATTTTGATGACGTCCGCGTTCCTCCGGAGAACATCCTCG GATCGCCGGGTGATGGAGCGAAAGTTCTGATGTCGGGACTTGATTCAGAGCGTCTAGTCCTCGCTGCAGGGCCCCTCGG AATAATGGCGGCGTGCGTGGATGCAATTTTGCCGTACATCAACAGCCGCCGGCAATTCAATCAGCCTGTGGCGGATTTTCAG CTGATGCAAGGAAAACTGGCGGATGTCTACTGCACATTCATCTCGCATCG GGCGTTCCTATacagcgtcgcgcgcgcttATTCAAAAGGAGATGCCGGTCGAACT GATTGCGCCGCTGTCATCTTGTcctgcgcggagaaggctACCTTGATGGCCCTTGACGCTATTCAGATGCTCGGCGGTAACGG ATATACAAATGAATATCCCGTGGCCCGTCTTCTCCGTGACAGCAAACTCTACGAAATTGGAGCAG GCACCTCTGAAATTCGGCGTCTGCTCATCGCGCGAGAACTGAACTCTCGATTCCGGTCCGGGATTCTCGACTGGGACTTTTGA